In Gordonia sp. SL306, the genomic window TCGTCGACAGCAACCGACCTTTCGCCGACAGCAACCGCTTCACTCATCTGAGCGGTTGCTGTCGGCGAAATTCGTGTTGCTGTCGGCGTGAAAGAGGTCAGACCCTCGGCTCCGGCAGCGCGCACGCCGCACCGTCGGACATACCCGTCGGGCGGACGCCGAGCGACTGGTTGAGCCGCGCACGCTGGTTCTCCCACGCGATGGTCGCCGCGAGTTCGGCGATCTGACCCTTCGACAGCTCGCGGGACAGCTGATCCCGCAGTTCCGCCAGGTCGTCGCCGACGGCCGGCGTCACCGTCATCGCCTCGGCGTAAGCGAGTACCGATTTCTCCAGATCCGTGTAGGCATCGCTCGTCCGGAAATTCGGGAGGTCGCGCATCTGCTGCTCGGTGACCCCGGCGCCGCGTGCCAGCGCAGACCCGATGTCGAGACAGAACTCGCAACTGACGAGACCAGCGGTCTTCAGCTCTGCGAGTTCTTTGAGCTTCGGGTCGAGGCGGTTGCTGAACAGCAGCGCCGATTCGTAGACGCCGGTGGCCGCGAGTAGTTGCGGTCGGCGCCCGAGCCACCCGGCCAGGTCACCACGATGTCGCTTCGACGACCCAAAGGCGTTGACGTAACCACGGATACGCTCGATTGCACGCATTGCTCCACCTTCGCAGCAGCTGGTGTGGGGCAATGCGGTAAAACGAATCCACCCCACCTCTCGTCATCTACCTTCGTCCGAGACGAGGTGGAAAACAAGAGATGGGGTGGAAAAGTGGCGTCCGCCTCAGGCAGGCCGGACCGACTTGATCGTCTTCTCGACTTCCCAGAAGGCCCGCAGCGCACTCAGTTTCCCGTCGGCGTCGGCACGGTAGGTGAACACCCCGTGCGCCTCGGAGACGTGCCCGGCAATGTGGGTGACGATCTTGCCGACGTAGGCGACCTCATTGCCACAGATGATCTCGTCGTCGAAGACGAACTCGATGCTCTCCGTGGTCGCGATCGACTTGTCCCAGAACTCCGCGATCTCTTCATGACCGTGGAATCCCTTACCTTCGGGATCGAACATCGACGGCCCGACCGGATCCTCCACCGACCCCTCAGCGGCGAAGTTGTCCAACCACGCCTGCTTGTCGCGTGCCGCGACCAGTTCACGTGATCGCCGACCCGCCACGACCGCGGGATGATTCTCGCGGTCGATGTTGAGGTAGGCGGGCGAGTCGTTGAGTCCGGTCTCCTGTGCCGTCATTTGACGCCGTAGTCGACCCGGAGTTCCTTGACACCGTTGATCCATCCGTGACGGAGACGACGCGGGGACTCGAGGCGGCTGATGTCCGGGACCAGGTCGGCCAGCGCGTTGAACATCAGGTTGATCTCCATGCGGGCGAGGTTCGCGCCGATGCAGAAGTGCGCACCGTTGCCGCCGAAGCCGACGTGCGGATTGGGATCGCGCAGGATGTTGAACGTGAACGGATCCTCGAAGACGTCCTCGTCGTAGTTCGCCGAGCCGTAGAACATGCCGACGCGCTGGCCCTCCTTGATGTCGACCCCACCGATCTGGGTGTCGCGCTTGGCCGTGCGCTGGAAGGTGTTCACCGGAGTCGCCCACCGGACGATCTCGTCGACGGCGGTGGCAGGCCGCTCCTTCTTGAACAGCTCCCACTGGTCGGGGTGCTCGAGGAAGGCGTTCATGCCGTGGCTGATCGCGTTACGCGTGGTCTCGTTGCCGGCGACCGTGAGCAGG contains:
- a CDS encoding carboxymuconolactone decarboxylase family protein, with the translated sequence MRAIERIRGYVNAFGSSKRHRGDLAGWLGRRPQLLAATGVYESALLFSNRLDPKLKELAELKTAGLVSCEFCLDIGSALARGAGVTEQQMRDLPNFRTSDAYTDLEKSVLAYAEAMTVTPAVGDDLAELRDQLSRELSKGQIAELAATIAWENQRARLNQSLGVRPTGMSDGAACALPEPRV
- a CDS encoding nuclear transport factor 2 family protein; the protein is MTAQETGLNDSPAYLNIDRENHPAVVAGRRSRELVAARDKQAWLDNFAAEGSVEDPVGPSMFDPEGKGFHGHEEIAEFWDKSIATTESIEFVFDDEIICGNEVAYVGKIVTHIAGHVSEAHGVFTYRADADGKLSALRAFWEVEKTIKSVRPA